The stretch of DNA tttgaacagtttagccagctagcttagTAACGTTAGCTGTTTATGGTAGCTAGTtgtcaagctagctagctaactaccaaTCAGTTCATCAATGATATTGCTCATTCATAAATATCTGTGCTTGTGTGTAGCTAGACAGTTTGAgtttaccattttaattgaagCCAGATAGCCAGCTCGTCTAGTATTGTAGCTAGCAGAAGAAGAAGGTGTCCAtaacatgctagctagctagctagctaacttgctaACTGGTGACTGCTGCTAAAACAGAAATACTCTTGGGAGTGGCAGGACAAAGAAATTGTTGCAGTCAGTTGTTTTGCTCTCACTGCTGTGATCAGCAGTTTAGCCACTTGTTTAGCTCCACCAAAGTGTCATCAGCATGGTGTGATCTGAAACAAATAACTTTTTCATTAGAAATGTAAGTAAGTCTAGCTTTAAGGTTCCTTGGCCTGAATAAACTAGCATACACTTCACAGGCTTGTAGGTGGCTAACAACTGAAGATGATCCCTTGTTGAATGGTGTTTTTTCCTCCCACAGTTTAAGGACCCCCAGGATGTTGCGTTTGCGTTGTAAGACCAAAAATGGGAGCCACATAATGCAGGGCCTGACCCACCAGTCCAGTGTGCAGGAGCTGAAGAGCAAGGTAGAGGAGCTGACTGGTATTCCCTGTGATGTACAGAAGCTCATGGTTGGCTACCCTCCCTCCAGCTTGGACCTCCGAAACAGAGATGCTCACCTAAGGGACTACCCTATCAAATCAGGTAGGCTATGGTGTCTCTTCTTACTTGAATAAATCAAATGTTCCTTTCACACAGCTGGATAGACTTCACCCTGCTATGTTATGGCtgcatttgatttttttttaaatgacacattTGTTGCAGGAGACACTCTCATTGTTGAGGAGGAGAAGAACAAGATGAAGACCCAGACCACAAATTCAGCTGTAACCAAGGGACCCCGTCTGGAGTTTCCCCCGGTGCTGGCCAGACGGGTCGTTCCAGCAGACAACTCCTGCCTGTTCACCAGTGTCTCCTACGTGGTAGAGGGAGGGGTATACGACCCAGCTTGTGCCCCCGAGATGCGAGGCCTCATCACCCAGATTGTGTCCAGCAACCCCATGGCTTACTCTGAGGCGGTGTTGGGAAAGACCAACGAGGAGTACTGCACCTGGATCAGACGTGACGACACCTGGGGTGGAGCCATCGAGGT from Oncorhynchus keta strain PuntledgeMale-10-30-2019 chromosome 21, Oket_V2, whole genome shotgun sequence encodes:
- the LOC118400196 gene encoding ubiquitin thioesterase OTU1-like, producing the protein MLRLRCKTKNGSHIMQGLTHQSSVQELKSKVEELTGIPCDVQKLMVGYPPSSLDLRNRDAHLRDYPIKSGDTLIVEEEKNKMKTQTTNSAVTKGPRLEFPPVLARRVVPADNSCLFTSVSYVVEGGVYDPACAPEMRGLITQIVSSNPMAYSEAVLGKTNEEYCTWIRRDDTWGGAIEVSILSKFHQCEICVVDTQTVRVDRFGEDAGYHKRVLLIYDGIHYDPLQKETPGSDAPPQTIFSTTDDIILAQALELADEARRKRQFTDVNRFALRCLVCQTGLVGQKEAREHAKETGHANFGEV